Proteins encoded in a region of the Hemiscyllium ocellatum isolate sHemOce1 chromosome 10, sHemOce1.pat.X.cur, whole genome shotgun sequence genome:
- the rps9 gene encoding LOW QUALITY PROTEIN: 40S ribosomal protein S9 (The sequence of the model RefSeq protein was modified relative to this genomic sequence to represent the inferred CDS: inserted 3 bases in 3 codons; substituted 1 base at 1 genomic stop codon) — protein MPVAHSLPCSKTYGTPLRLFEKSQLEQEQKLIGEYGLSNKHEIWRVEFTLAKICKAARELLTLDEKDAKXLFKGNVLLXHLACIGVVDEMKIKFHSILGLKMENFLERRLQTQXFKLGLAKSIHHTRLLIRQRHIRVRKQVVNIPSYIVHLDSXDFPLHSPYGRGHPSRVKRENAKKTQGGGGAAADDEED, from the exons ATGCCAGTTGCTCACTCCTTGCCATGCAGTAAAACCTATGGCACCCCTCTGCGTCTGTTTGAAAAGTCCCAGTTGGAGCAGGAGCAGAAGCTGATTGGTGAGTATGGTCTGAGCAACAAGCATGAAATCTGGAGAGTGGAGTTCACTCTGGCCAAGATCTGCAAAGCTGCACGCGAGCTGCTGACGCTGGACGAGAAGGACGCCAAGTGACTCTTCAAAGGGAATGTGCTGC TGCATCTGGCCTGCATTGGAGTGGTGGATGAGATGAAGATAAAGTTCCATTCCATTCTGGGCCTGAAAATGGAGAATTTCCTGGAGAGAAGATTGCAGACCC TGTTCAAACTGGGCCTGGCCAAGTCGATCCACCACACTCGATTACTGATCCGGCAGAGACACATCCGAGTGCGGAAGCAGGTGGTGAACATCCCATCCTACATAGTGCACCTGGACT CAGACTTCCCGCTGCATTCCCCATATGGGCGTGGCCATCCCAGCAGGGTGAAAAGGGAGAATGCCAAGAAGACCCAAGGAGGTGGAGGAGCTGCTGCTGATGATGAGGAGGACTGA